The Meriones unguiculatus strain TT.TT164.6M chromosome 14, Bangor_MerUng_6.1, whole genome shotgun sequence sequence gacgCCGAGGAAGAGGATCAGGAGTATAAAGTATAGCCTCGTCTACACAGtggaccctatttcaaaaaacttcaaggaagaaaggaatggagggaggaaaggaggaagagagagagctgcCTGGAGGAGGAAAGGCGTGTAGGGTAAGGAGTGGGTTCCAGCTGGCGTAGGAGGTATgtgcagagagagaagaagaaagctggGAAGGCAGAAGAAGGAATCCGTAGAGTAGAAAGCCTTTCAGCAGTCTGGGGCTTTAGATGGATTTGACAGGGCGGGGGACAcaggactgagagaggaggagagacacAGGCAGAAGGAGGGCTTGCTCGGAGATGCCAACTCTCGCAGGGACAGGCTCGACCTGCTTCTGTCCCATCACCCCGTTTGTGAATAGACCCATGGCAGCCTCACCTTGCAAGAGCCTGGGGAGGAATGAGGGTTGAGAAATCAAAGATCTACTGGGAACAGTCTATGCCTCCCCCTCCTGGCGCCCCGGGGGTGGGCGACATGATCTGGGGGTGAGTCAGTAGGGTGGGAACCCCACTCGTCCTCATAGCCACCTCCTTGCTAATATAAAGGGCCGCCAGAGAGGCCCCGCCTCAGAGCACCCCAAACCTGACACCATGAAGATCCCAATCCTTCCGGCTgtggctctcctctctctcctggcGTTGCATGCTGTCCAGGGAGCCGCCCTGGGGCGCACTGAGGTGAGCACGCCTGCATTGGCCTTCCTTAGTCCCCTGCTGCTTCCTGTCCACCCCTGGAGAGACGAGGCTCTTATTTGCCCGATGAGTCCCAGGAGCTGTTGAGAAGATGAGgttctgaaggggaaggggagatcGCGGGGTGCAGCTTCGTGcaaaaggagggaagaggaagaacaggACAGTTCGGGAAGACCTTTCAGGACAGGGATGCCCGCACTTCTGGAAAGGGTGGCAAGGTGTGTTGGGGGGGTTGGGGAGCTGGAAGCTGAGGTGGATCACTGGGGGTCCCCCTCACCCAGCCTTCCTTTCTAAACCCCTGAGTAGTTTCCAGATGATGGGCGGCTCCCCCGCCTTTGTGATCTCATCCCCAGACAGAGAGGACTCCTGCAGTCCCTCCACTTCTCTCTTACCCTAACGGAAGGGAAGAATGTTCTTCCTGGCTTTAAAAAGCttagcaggcggatctctgtgagtttgaggccagcctggtctacaaaatgagttcaggacagccaaggctacacagagaagccctgtctcaagccCCCCTCccctacacacaaaaaaaaaaccatctaaGGCAAAGGGCTCGGTCTCTTCTGGATTTGAGCGATGGCCTCAGGGAGAGCAGGATCTGCTTGGAGCTCACATGAGTCGGGGGACTTCGGCCAGTCTAGAGGGGTTTCAGTCTCTGTGCCCTTGGGCTGTGGCTAGATGGACAGAGTGCACAGAAGGTGGCTGGAGCCTCACGCTTTTCACGAGAAACTGGAAATCTGCATTTATCTATGAATTCTTACCTATCAAGAAGTAGCTGggagctaattaattaattaattacaggtgtggtggcacacacctgtaatcccagcactctaaggagtcagatctctgtgcgttcgagaccagcctggtctacaaagcgagtcctggACAGACAGGGCTTTTGTGACACAGAGAAATCCggtctcaggaaaaataaaaataaaaaaccaaaaataaatatataaaaaagaacaaCTAGCTAGGTGAAGTGGGGCACAGTTTtgaccccagcatttgggagcctGGGACAGGAGGACCGAGAGATTGAGGTCCATTTGGGCTACGCAGTTAAacactgctacacacacacacacacacacacacagagctgttTTTTAAGATTTGAGTTTTAACTAAGCACACAtgatttgtctgcatgtatgtgtgtgggccaTGCCATCAgtgatggaggccagaagagtggcTTATCCCTGGAGGTGGAGTGACAGGCAGCTGTGAGGCCCCtaatgcaggtgctgggaaccaaaccagggtcctccgtaagagcagcaggtgctcttcacctctgagccatcccttcagagCCCCAGCCTAAACTTTAAAACTAAACCCAGCCAAGTTTAGTTCAAGTTGAAAACAGGTCAGACTGCTGAGCCTGCCCGGGAGACCATGTTTGTGGGGAGGAAGGGATAAGGAAGAGTCCAGGGCTGATGCCAAGCGAGCCGCATGGCAAGCCAGCCTCGGCCCATGAGAGCCAGGCAGCTCATCTTCCCGGCTTGGCTCCTGCTGGTGCTCTGGTCTCCGCCCAGCCAGGCCAACAAGCATGGGTCTTCTGGCACATGGAAAACCGACTGCCAACTAACACGAGCTGGTTTTGTTGCCTGGcactccttcttcccccttcccagCCACCACCAGCTGGACCAGAGCGGGGCTGGCACGGGGCCTCCAGTGGGAGACAGTGGGCGGTACCTCACAGGGACCAAGAGGAAGAAGGGCAtgggggagggcaggagggctgTCAGGGAGACGGGCTCACCACAGCCAGGCTCATGGTCTCTGTCACCCCCTGCAGGAAGACGCGACCACCATCGGTAACTATGCTGCGGGATCAGAGGTAAACACCTGTCTGTCCACACTCTCGGGCGGGTCCCCACCTCTGTCCTCCTCAGCGACTTCCCTAACGCCCTGCTTTTTTGCCTAGGGCTTTAACAGTCAGTTCCTGAACCTTGACAAGTTACAGTCTGTGAGTACGATCCCATAGCTCAGCCCCCACGGCGCGACCCAGCTCGCAAAGGAGACAGCTTGCGAATTTTCCCGGCCCATCTTCATCTCTTCCAGAGGGCTGGGTGGGCAGAGCTTGGACTCTGGCTCAGTCTGGGACTGACCGGCTCctggtctctctctttccccccccaCCCTCCCACAGGCCTTTAAGTCCGACGAGTTCCTGAACTGGCACGTCATCACGGACGTAAGTACTCAGGGCTGTGTTTGAGAGCCAGGTGTGGCGAAGCATGCCTGTGATTCTGGGGTGGGAGagtcgtgagttcaaggccagtctggggtaCATAGTCAAGGTTGAAACAAACCAGAACGGCGGCTCTCACTGTGACTAGAACCCAATAGCAGTGTGTCACTCTGCTGAGCACAGTCGTGTGCAATTACTGATTCCTGCTCACGTCAGTATTTACTGATCCTTGCTCATTCACTGAGAATTTACTGACAGCTGTTCACGAAATGAGGGCTTACTGATGGCTGCTTACGGGACCTCACAgactcacactcactctctcctttcagtTGTTCAAAAGGGCGTTTCCTTTCATTAACTGGGAATTCTTCCCGAAGGTAAGTGACCTTTACTTAGAAGCCAGGGAGAATGAATGGAgtagaggaagaggcaggggatCTGGGAAGCAGATGTGGGGACCCTGAGAGGGGAGGCTGAACCTTTCCCCAAAGCTCAGAGCCATCTCAGCTCTCGTATTCAGAAGACAACGCCAACTCAGGCCAGGCTGCCAATTCTTTTCCACCAAAGCCCAACCCATCCTGGCTTGGCAATGGGGGCTCCGACCCGGGGAGGGGGTCCACAACCTGACCATCCCCCCTTGCCCTTCAGGTGAAAGGACTAAGAAGTGCAGTTCCTGATTCCCAGTGACCATTCTCTTTAAGACCTAGGACCTAGGCCGTCCCAGTAGACGAGGAGGCTAGCGTGGGATCCGACGTCCATTCTACGACAAAGCTCCCCTGGCTCAGTACCTCCAATAAAAGTGTTTTCCATTCAGGAGGCTCCCGAATCTGTCTCTGTCCTTGTTCTATTGGGCTCTGGAGAAGAATTAAAGCTGATAGGGAGAACCTTGAGATCTGGGTGGCCGGTGAGCAGGCAGATGGGAAGGGACTGGCTGGTCATGCGAGCTAGCTAATCTCCTGAGTCAAGAGTGTATTCACGAGTTATCGGTCAGCTCCTGAGGGATGAGCCACAGATCCACCTGTCCAAGAACAATGGACGAGAGCGTTCAAGCGGGGAAGAGAGGGGTGGCGTCaggtgtggggggtggggattgGAGGCAAGAGGGGTGACATCATCACCGATCTGTCCATGCTCTGTCCAACTGTCCAACATCCAGACTCGTCCTTGGGCGCCTGTCCAGAGAAGGGTGCGTTAGCCTCACCTGCGGGGGAAGTCTTCCACTCTTTGACCGGAAGACAAACTGTGCAGGCCCAAGTGAAGAGGTTGGTGGCTTCAGGGGGTTTGAGCCAGATGGGCCAGTCTCCTTTGATAGTCCCAAGATGACCAAGCATTACAGGTCTGCCCGTAGCTAAAttggaatgtgtgtgtttgtgtgtctgtgttcatgagtgtgtgcgcgtgcgtgaaGGTAGGCCAGAGAGTGACCTCGGTGTCTTCGCTGTGGCTCTCAGCTTATCTTTCGAAGCCAGATCTCTCACTGAAGTCAGAGCTCACCAACCCACAGGATTCGGTGAGCTCTTGGGGATCCACCCGTCCTTCTGTACCCCACCCTTCGTGCCAGGGTGGTTACAGACATGCGCAGACAAGCCCGACTTTCAAATGGACACTGGGGATTTCAGCTCACACTCCCATGcttgtgtggcaggcactttctaagctgagctcacagagattggcctccgtctgccttccaagggctgagatcaaaggtgtgtaccaccacaccccatGGCTCGTCTGTACATGTAACAATATATGCATTCATCCCTGCATCCATTTATTCACCCATCCATCcctgtatccatccatccatccatccatccatccatccatccctgcATCCATTTATTCATCCATCCTTGCATCCGCTGACAAAACTTGATCCCTGCTTTCACGGTGCCTGTAGATGAGATGAATAAGACAGTGTTAGTTGGGAGTCAAACCAGCTAACACATGCACATGGGTGGAAACCAGACTGCCTGAGGCTTCCTTAGAGGCCCTAATGAAAGGACAAAGGGAACAGGCAAGGACTTAGCAAGACATGGCTGACGATGGAGCCAGCGCCTCATGCGAGTCAAGGTTGCTGTTTCTGGGGACACAACTCTTCCCGCTGGGCTGTGGTTATCAGTCCTTAGGCAGCTGCGTCTGAGGTATCCTGTGTTCTCTTTGCCAATGTTGTCTGGCTTAGCTCTCTGCTGACCGTGGCCATTTCCCCCATGCAAACATTAGAGAAGATGTTGTACTTCTTAATATGCTTTCTTGGCATAAGAAAGGTCCCAAGCAAGACCTCCCAGTCTCAGCTTCTGCGTGAtctatcttctcttttctctgtctttctcatcccttggcacctcccaTCAAGATCCCGTCACTGAGAACAAGCTGCTGGGCCAGGTCACACATGTGTTTATACTCTTCCTTTGGCTTAACTAACAATCGTACAAAGGTGAGGAAACTGTAAATGGGATGAtccttagagagagagaaagagagagaaagcaagaccAGCCAACACGATACACAAAAACTGGGCACTTAAAAGTAGGAAGAGGGGCAAGGTCTTTaagaaacatttattaaattaCTAAGTTTTAAAGGAGGAAAAATGGGTCTTAAAAGGATGTCAATCAACCCCAAGTCAAAAACTACGAAAGTAAAAATGACTGTATTTGGGGCCGTAGGAATTGTATTTAGGAGACACTGGTTCAGCTCAGCCAGTCttcagggaagggagggaaagtgggagctAAATGCAGAGAAGAAACAAGCAGATGCGTGGCTGACAGGAGATAAAGAAGGTGTAACTGGCCGGGTGCAGTGacacacaccagtaatcccagcacttgggaggcagaggcaggcggatctctgtgagttcgaggccagcctggtctacaaatcgagtcatggacagccagggctacacagagacaccccgtttcaacaaagcaaaacaaaacaaacaaaaagtaaacacaTGAGTCTCTggagccatacctattcaaaccactacagagagaagaggcagggggaGGATACAGATGGAGTGAAAACATTCATAAAACGAGTACTGGGAAGGAAGGACTTGGGGGACCAAGCATTCCCAGCCATGTCATCAAAGAGTAAACAAGAGCTCCGTGGCTCCATCAAACAGGAGCAGAAGAGAGTGAGGCCCAGGCCTGCGGAGTTCAGCACTTTGTCAAACTATTGTCTCACTATGATTCTATTAGAACGGCCCGCAGAGCTTCTTTACATGGGAGAAAGTTGCTACAGCCTGAAGGTAGTTCTGACTCAGCATGAGATGTTTACCCACCAGATCCTTTGTTCCTGGGTTCCAAGGTGACTGCAAGACAGACTGACTCAGAGAGACGGACCAGTCAGAAAGGCAAGATGGGACTAGCTCCAGATTGAAGGTGATGATCAGAGACGTCTGGATGGTCTTCCAATGGGAACAGGGCATTAGTTCTTAGggatgagaaagacagagaaaagagaagatagaTCACGCAGAAGCTGAGACGGGGAGGTCTTGCTTGGTACCTTTCTTATGCCAAGAAAGCTTATTAAGAAGTACAGCGTTGGttttgtgtgtgaaagagagagtgtgtgtcacAGAGCATCTGAGAATATTCACAGTGGCCTGGGGAGAGTGTCAAGGGCCTGGCCCTATCACTTTCCACCTTAATCCTGTGAGACACGGTG is a genomic window containing:
- the Krtdap gene encoding keratinocyte differentiation-associated protein isoform X1, giving the protein MKIPILPAVALLSLLALHAVQGAALGRTEEDATTIGNYAAGSEGFNSQFLNLDKLQSAFKSDEFLNWHVITDLFKRAFPFINWEFFPKVKGLRSAVPDSQ
- the Krtdap gene encoding keratinocyte differentiation-associated protein isoform X2 — translated: MKIPILPAVALLSLLALHAVQGAALGRTEEDATTIGNYAAGSEGFNSQFLNLDKLQSAFKSDEFLNWHVITDLFKRAFPFINWEFFPKT
- the Krtdap gene encoding keratinocyte differentiation-associated protein isoform X3 yields the protein MKIPILPAVALLSLLALHAVQGAALGRTEEDATTIGNYAAGSEAFKSDEFLNWHVITDLFKRAFPFINWEFFPKVKGLRSAVPDSQ
- the Krtdap gene encoding keratinocyte differentiation-associated protein isoform X4, with the protein product MKIPILPAVALLSLLALHAVQGAALGRTEEDATTIGNYAAGSEAFKSDEFLNWHVITDLFKRAFPFINWEFFPKT